One part of the Salinivirga cyanobacteriivorans genome encodes these proteins:
- the uvrA gene encoding excinuclease ABC subunit UvrA, translating to MKKAQNSFIDIANARVHNLKGISVKIPRDQFIVITGVSGSGKSSLAFDTLYAEGQRRYVESLSSYARQFMGRINKPEVDYIRGIPPAIAIEQKVNTRNPRSTVGTSTEIYEYLRLLFARIGKTYSPVSGKEVKKDSVTDVIDFLINTAQDEKAMILAPLKFEDDTLERLKMRGYSRIICNNDVMRLNDVEDIEALKKCDDVYLVLDRVVAKADEDNISRMSDSVESAFFEGHGSCTIMLMEQDGAKHNFSNRFELDGITFQEPNEHFFSFNSPLGACRRCDGYGQTIGIDPDLVVPDKSLSVYDDAIACWKGEKMGEWKEQLVQNAHLFDFPIHRPYYELTNEHKDLLWEGNQYFAGLNRFFEYLEQKAYKIQYRVMLSRYRGKTTCPECNGSRLRKDAGYVKIAGKNIQELVQMPVDQLDQFFNNLELNEYDTKVSTRILQEITSRINFLNDVGLGYLTLNRQSSTLSGGESQRINLATSLGSSLVGSVYILDEPSIGLHPRDTQNLIGVLTRLKELGNTVVVVEHEEEFMHQADEIIDIGPRAGTHGGEVVFQGDGKDLLKSDKSLTADYLTGKRSIAVPQTRRSGRNYLKIEGARHHNLKNIDVQIQLQALTVITGVSGSGKSSLIRNILYPALQRQYQGYSNEKGDYRQLSGDFHLHKGVEFVDQNPIGKSSRSNPVTYLKAYDEIRSLFAAQQLAKQQNFKPAHFSFNVDGGRCDECQGEGIIKVEMQFMADVELVCESCKGRRFKDEVLEVQYKEKSIFDVLEMTIDEAITFFSQEKKGTAVKIAKKLQPLQDVGLGYVKLGQSSSTLSGGESQRVKLASFLAKDQTADSLVFIFDEPTTGLHFHDISKLLDAFNALIENGHSIIVIEHNPEIIKSADWIVDLGPEGGEGGGALVFEGTPEDLANCKYSYTAKFVRDKLNG from the coding sequence ATGAAAAAAGCACAAAATAGTTTTATCGATATAGCCAATGCCCGTGTGCACAACTTAAAAGGCATTAGTGTAAAAATACCTCGTGACCAGTTTATTGTCATAACAGGCGTATCTGGCTCAGGAAAATCAAGTTTAGCATTTGATACGCTTTATGCAGAGGGGCAACGTCGTTATGTGGAAAGTTTATCTTCCTATGCACGGCAATTTATGGGGCGTATTAATAAACCGGAGGTAGACTATATTCGTGGTATACCCCCGGCAATAGCCATTGAACAAAAGGTCAATACGCGTAATCCAAGGTCTACAGTAGGTACATCAACAGAAATTTATGAGTATCTCCGATTATTATTTGCCCGAATTGGAAAAACCTACTCACCCGTTTCGGGCAAAGAGGTAAAAAAAGACAGCGTAACTGATGTAATTGATTTTCTGATCAATACGGCCCAGGATGAAAAAGCTATGATTCTGGCTCCCCTGAAATTTGAGGATGATACACTTGAACGCCTTAAAATGCGCGGATACAGTCGTATTATATGTAACAATGATGTGATGCGATTAAATGATGTGGAGGATATTGAGGCTTTAAAAAAGTGCGACGATGTTTATCTTGTGTTGGACCGTGTGGTGGCTAAAGCTGATGAGGACAACATCAGTCGCATGTCAGATTCTGTAGAAAGTGCTTTTTTTGAGGGCCATGGTTCATGCACAATTATGCTAATGGAGCAGGATGGGGCAAAGCATAATTTTTCAAACCGTTTCGAACTTGACGGGATTACTTTCCAGGAGCCCAATGAGCATTTCTTTAGTTTCAATAGTCCGCTTGGAGCATGTCGCCGTTGCGATGGTTACGGTCAAACTATAGGTATCGATCCAGATTTGGTTGTGCCCGATAAAAGTTTATCTGTATATGATGATGCCATAGCCTGTTGGAAGGGAGAAAAGATGGGAGAGTGGAAAGAACAGTTGGTGCAGAATGCGCATCTGTTTGATTTTCCGATACACAGGCCGTATTACGAGTTGACCAATGAGCATAAAGATCTTTTATGGGAGGGAAATCAATACTTTGCCGGGCTGAATCGTTTTTTCGAGTATCTGGAACAAAAAGCCTATAAAATTCAATACAGGGTAATGCTCAGCCGCTACCGTGGTAAAACAACCTGTCCTGAATGTAATGGATCAAGATTAAGAAAAGATGCCGGCTATGTGAAAATTGCAGGTAAAAATATTCAGGAGTTGGTGCAAATGCCTGTAGATCAGCTGGACCAATTTTTTAATAATTTGGAACTTAATGAATACGATACAAAGGTAAGTACCCGAATCTTACAGGAGATCACGAGTCGTATAAATTTTTTGAATGACGTTGGGCTTGGTTATCTAACCCTTAACAGGCAATCCTCAACCTTATCCGGTGGTGAGTCGCAGCGCATTAACCTGGCCACCTCGTTGGGGAGTAGTTTGGTAGGATCGGTTTACATACTGGATGAGCCCAGCATAGGTCTTCATCCGCGCGATACCCAAAACCTGATTGGTGTGCTTACACGTTTAAAAGAACTTGGCAATACGGTTGTGGTGGTGGAACATGAGGAAGAGTTTATGCATCAGGCCGATGAGATAATCGATATTGGTCCACGTGCAGGCACCCATGGTGGAGAAGTGGTTTTTCAGGGAGATGGTAAAGATTTACTTAAAAGCGATAAAAGCCTTACAGCTGATTATCTTACCGGCAAGCGTTCCATAGCCGTTCCTCAAACAAGACGTTCAGGGCGCAATTATTTAAAAATTGAGGGAGCACGGCATCACAACCTTAAAAATATTGATGTTCAGATACAGTTGCAGGCTTTAACTGTGATAACAGGCGTAAGCGGAAGTGGAAAATCATCGCTCATTCGAAACATCCTGTATCCGGCGTTGCAGAGGCAATACCAGGGTTATAGCAATGAAAAAGGAGATTACAGGCAATTGAGCGGCGATTTCCATTTGCATAAAGGTGTGGAGTTTGTCGACCAAAACCCCATAGGTAAATCATCACGAAGCAACCCGGTAACTTATCTTAAAGCTTACGATGAAATACGCAGCCTTTTTGCTGCCCAGCAGCTGGCAAAGCAACAAAATTTTAAACCTGCTCATTTTTCTTTCAACGTTGATGGAGGGCGCTGCGATGAGTGCCAGGGTGAAGGTATAATAAAGGTTGAAATGCAGTTTATGGCCGACGTGGAGCTGGTTTGTGAATCGTGCAAGGGCAGACGTTTTAAAGATGAGGTGCTTGAGGTACAATACAAAGAGAAATCCATTTTCGATGTGCTCGAAATGACGATTGATGAGGCTATTACATTTTTTAGTCAGGAGAAGAAGGGCACTGCAGTTAAAATAGCTAAAAAATTGCAACCGCTTCAGGATGTAGGGCTTGGGTATGTGAAACTCGGACAATCCTCAAGTACACTTTCCGGAGGTGAGAGCCAAAGGGTGAAGCTCGCTTCCTTTTTAGCAAAAGATCAAACAGCTGATTCATTGGTATTTATTTTCGACGAGCCTACTACAGGCCTGCATTTTCACGATATAAGCAAATTACTTGATGCTTTTAATGCACTGATTGAAAATGGCCATTCGATAATCGTTATTGAACATAACCCGGAAATAATTAAATCTGCAGACTGGATAGTTGATCTTGGTCCGGAAGGTGGCGAAGGTGGCGGAGCACTTGTATTTGAGGGTACACCCGAGGACCTAGCAAATTGTAAGTATTCTTACACTGCAAAATTTGTACGCGACAAATTAAATGGCTAA
- a CDS encoding RNA polymerase sigma factor, whose product MRAEQKSDFDLVQEFIDGKDSSIEVLINRHKDRVFTYILLLVKNEELAEDIFQDTFVKVINSLRQKKYKDEGRFVSWVLRIGHNLVIDHFRKEKNLRTVSNDDGEVDLLNSTKFADLTIEEEMAKKQVHGNVRELVEQLPFEQRQVVVMRHYMGMSFKEISQHTNVSINTALGRMRYALINMRKMILDQEHAFSLS is encoded by the coding sequence ATGAGAGCCGAACAAAAGAGTGATTTCGACCTCGTACAAGAATTCATTGATGGAAAAGATTCCAGCATTGAGGTACTAATCAACAGGCACAAAGACCGCGTTTTTACTTATATTCTTTTGCTCGTTAAAAACGAAGAGTTAGCAGAAGATATTTTCCAGGACACTTTCGTAAAAGTGATCAATTCATTACGCCAGAAAAAATACAAAGATGAGGGACGCTTTGTAAGCTGGGTATTAAGAATAGGGCATAATCTTGTAATCGATCATTTTCGTAAAGAAAAAAATCTGCGTACAGTATCAAACGATGACGGTGAGGTAGATCTCCTGAACTCCACCAAATTTGCCGATCTTACAATAGAAGAAGAGATGGCAAAAAAGCAGGTTCACGGTAATGTAAGGGAACTTGTGGAACAATTACCGTTTGAACAAAGGCAAGTGGTAGTTATGCGCCATTACATGGGCATGAGCTTTAAAGAGATCTCGCAGCACACCAATGTTTCAATTAATACTGCATTAGGTCGAATGCGATACGCCCTTATTAATATGCGAAAAATGATTTTGGATCAGGAACATGCATTTTCCCTCTCCTGA
- a CDS encoding tetratricopeptide repeat-containing sensor histidine kinase, which produces MKLLLFIVFLVVFSDAYAQPQKHPAKLLAKLKSTNSDSAEVELLHKLGQYYQREHYDSALYFLNRGLAIANKKGMTRQKASFLLTKSRVISYQGNYRQSIDTLKNAIEFYRKLNDSVGVANGFNSIGVNYYNLSEYDSCKVVWLKCKSIYQQINDSSGLATTFSNLGVVNYVQGRAEEALKNFIKSLEIRKKIADKHGLASTYMKIALIYDNKLDEPQKAYEYLINTVALYEDEENELGKAKALTNLSLIYEQLDSLQAYQVSIHKAREIAERIGNLRLLGTIYYNIGKDFQNKNNYDSTLAYYYKTLDIYKNLNQKRELTGVYYNMGEVFYNLSDYETARAYFKSSLDIAREIKVISSQVPALKYLAKVFERKGDFKKAYAYHQKYAKAKDTLAEKEKTERLEALEARFEGEQKAQRIKILEKQKQLDKAKLARTSSTKNLILVIAGLIFIFSLLLYQKYRQKTSLNNKLSDRNQEIKEKNKEISKQAEHLKRFNHLLVEKNRLIEKNKVKLEEENRKKDKVFSIIGHDLRSPMSSLHTSLNLLKSKKLSTERKDHILRLMDSDINSAINLLENLLMWAKRQEGKLSTNFKKQLLNIIASQAIKSLEGMARNKNIEINADIDKEIKAYFDEQMIATVMRNLLSNAIKFSPKHSQIKISIIEDSNIAKISVLDQGVGMEKPDIDKVLYASGFHSTTGTQKEKGSGLGLQLCKDFIDQHGGSFSIESKPDKGTLVSFTLSTKQPT; this is translated from the coding sequence ATGAAATTGCTTTTATTCATAGTATTTCTTGTTGTTTTTTCTGATGCTTATGCCCAACCACAAAAGCATCCGGCAAAGTTATTAGCAAAACTAAAATCTACAAATTCAGATTCAGCAGAAGTAGAACTATTGCATAAATTGGGCCAATACTATCAGCGTGAACATTACGATTCTGCCCTGTATTTTTTAAATCGGGGTTTGGCAATTGCCAATAAAAAGGGGATGACAAGACAAAAGGCCAGCTTTTTATTAACAAAATCGAGGGTAATCAGTTATCAGGGAAATTATCGCCAATCAATTGACACCTTAAAAAATGCCATTGAGTTTTACAGGAAATTAAATGATTCCGTAGGGGTAGCTAACGGATTCAATAGTATAGGAGTAAATTATTATAACCTGTCGGAATATGATAGCTGCAAGGTAGTTTGGCTAAAATGCAAATCAATTTATCAGCAAATTAATGACTCCTCTGGCCTGGCCACCACTTTTTCGAATCTTGGGGTAGTTAATTATGTGCAGGGCCGGGCAGAAGAAGCCCTGAAAAATTTCATTAAATCTCTGGAGATTAGAAAGAAGATAGCGGATAAACATGGCCTGGCAAGCACCTATATGAAAATTGCCCTCATTTACGATAATAAACTGGATGAACCCCAAAAGGCATATGAATATTTAATAAATACTGTTGCTTTGTATGAAGATGAGGAAAATGAATTAGGTAAGGCCAAAGCTCTGACGAATCTTAGTTTGATTTATGAACAATTAGATAGTTTGCAAGCATATCAGGTTTCCATACATAAAGCCAGGGAAATTGCTGAGAGAATTGGAAATTTACGATTACTTGGTACCATATACTATAATATTGGCAAGGATTTTCAGAATAAAAATAATTACGATAGTACCCTGGCATATTATTATAAAACCCTGGATATTTATAAAAACCTGAACCAGAAAAGAGAACTTACGGGGGTATATTATAATATGGGAGAGGTTTTTTACAATCTTTCTGATTATGAAACTGCCCGGGCATATTTCAAAAGCTCCCTTGATATTGCTCGCGAAATTAAAGTTATTTCTTCACAAGTACCAGCATTGAAATACCTTGCCAAGGTATTTGAACGAAAGGGTGATTTTAAAAAGGCGTATGCCTATCATCAAAAATATGCAAAAGCAAAGGATACCCTGGCTGAAAAAGAAAAAACGGAAAGGCTGGAAGCATTGGAGGCCCGTTTTGAAGGGGAGCAGAAAGCGCAACGAATTAAAATACTTGAAAAACAAAAACAGCTTGATAAAGCTAAATTGGCCCGAACATCATCAACTAAAAATTTAATTCTGGTTATTGCAGGGCTGATATTTATATTTTCCCTTCTCTTATATCAGAAATATCGCCAAAAAACAAGTCTTAATAATAAATTGAGCGATAGGAATCAAGAGATAAAAGAGAAAAACAAAGAGATAAGCAAACAGGCTGAGCATTTAAAAAGGTTTAATCATTTGCTTGTTGAAAAAAACAGACTTATAGAAAAGAACAAGGTAAAACTCGAAGAAGAAAACCGGAAAAAGGATAAAGTCTTTTCAATAATAGGGCATGATTTAAGAAGCCCTATGTCGAGCCTACACACTTCACTGAATTTACTCAAATCAAAAAAACTGTCTACCGAACGCAAAGACCATATACTTCGTTTAATGGACAGCGATATCAACTCGGCAATTAATCTTTTAGAGAATTTACTAATGTGGGCCAAAAGACAGGAGGGTAAATTAAGCACAAATTTCAAAAAGCAGCTTCTGAATATTATCGCATCACAGGCTATTAAGAGTCTTGAAGGTATGGCACGCAATAAAAACATTGAGATAAACGCAGATATTGATAAAGAAATAAAAGCCTATTTTGATGAGCAGATGATTGCTACTGTTATGCGCAATTTATTGAGCAATGCCATTAAGTTTTCGCCTAAGCATAGCCAAATAAAAATATCTATCATTGAGGATTCCAATATTGCGAAAATATCGGTGCTTGATCAGGGCGTAGGAATGGAAAAACCAGATATTGATAAAGTATTATACGCTTCAGGTTTTCATTCCACCACTGGTACACAAAAGGAAAAGGGGTCAGGCCTGGGCTTGCAGCTCTGCAAAGATTTTATAGACCAACATGGTGGATCCTTTTCAATTGAAAGTAAGCCTGATAAAGGTACGCTTGTATCTTTTACTTTATCAACAAAGCAGCCTACCTGA
- a CDS encoding metallophosphoesterase: MRLYAGLFSIAIFIFLIDIIFFLFFLRRTKNKKLWLGISLGLGVLYSSFWLWLFLTSPESYSYLQEDNYPLFFLATSIMIILYIPRLIAIIFRLILFPVQIAHLLNRKKAHIISLSLAAVFFIISLFGIFVIRFQFRVIEQTIESQHIPQSFDGYRIAQISDLHLGTSDRFKQSFNKMVERINELDVDVVFFTGDIVNNFATELDGWQPILNKIKSSDGTFAILGNHDYGDYVKWESSNDKQQNFRDVIAFFDDINWKLLKNEYTYLTRRKDSIILSGVENWGHPPFPQYGDLNKSLPDTINKPVLLLSHDPSHWDAEVKNHEAPIFLTLAGHTHGFQFGIRSEAFNWSPVKLRYDKWGGLYQQKDKYLYVNVGAGTIGFPGRIGMRPEITLITLKSK; the protein is encoded by the coding sequence ATGCGATTATACGCCGGACTTTTTTCTATAGCAATTTTTATTTTTCTCATTGATATAATTTTCTTCCTGTTTTTTCTGCGACGTACAAAAAACAAAAAGTTATGGTTGGGCATATCATTGGGTTTGGGTGTTTTGTATTCCTCATTCTGGTTATGGCTATTTCTCACGTCTCCGGAATCATACAGCTATTTGCAAGAGGATAACTACCCACTGTTTTTTCTTGCTACCTCAATCATGATTATTCTTTATATACCCCGGTTAATAGCCATTATTTTCAGATTAATTCTTTTCCCAGTGCAAATAGCACATTTATTGAATCGAAAAAAAGCCCATATCATATCCTTAAGTCTGGCTGCGGTGTTTTTTATCATCAGTCTGTTTGGCATATTTGTCATCCGGTTTCAATTCCGTGTTATCGAGCAAACAATTGAATCACAACACATCCCCCAATCATTTGATGGATATCGCATAGCCCAAATTTCTGATTTACATTTGGGCACCTCTGACCGATTTAAGCAGAGTTTCAATAAAATGGTAGAAAGAATAAATGAGCTGGATGTAGATGTGGTATTTTTCACGGGAGATATTGTAAATAATTTTGCCACAGAATTAGATGGATGGCAACCCATACTGAATAAAATTAAAAGTAGTGACGGTACCTTTGCCATACTTGGCAATCACGATTATGGCGATTACGTTAAATGGGAATCATCGAATGATAAACAGCAAAATTTCAGAGATGTTATCGCATTTTTTGATGACATCAACTGGAAACTGCTTAAAAATGAATATACCTACCTCACAAGAAGAAAAGATTCAATTATTCTTTCTGGTGTTGAAAATTGGGGGCATCCGCCTTTTCCTCAATATGGTGATTTAAATAAGAGTTTACCAGATACCATAAATAAACCTGTGCTTTTATTGAGTCATGATCCTTCGCATTGGGATGCTGAAGTAAAAAACCACGAAGCACCAATATTTTTAACCCTTGCAGGTCATACGCATGGATTCCAGTTTGGCATTCGCTCAGAAGCTTTTAACTGGAGCCCGGTAAAACTGCGCTACGATAAATGGGGCGGATTATATCAGCAAAAAGATAAATACCTCTATGTTAATGTAGGTGCAGGCACAATTGGTTTTCCCGGTCGCATTGGTATGCGTCCTGAGATCACACTTATAACATTAAAATCAAAATAG